A stretch of Methanobrevibacter sp. YE315 DNA encodes these proteins:
- the drmB gene encoding DUF1998 domain-containing protein → MVRDIQEIRESQFVLMYGPGALIESKNGTRLIPQINHCLGSERYNDDFLRKNEFDNEIRLSSVIKSITDESKIHLFSMPSNSSQNSEKGNGSYKTYVFPTWKICNDKHDGIGTILYNSVFSKNNRCPICGEDPSTNVRFVLACCDGHLDDIPWDYAVHGSNNSCRPKYYEWIDKGGSFSDIVIKCPVCHTTKTMDEIYLNVPFKCTGRYPEKQGPLDKRKGVKVSFADFTDDSKKSDCNHYMKIVQKQSTSLRVPNTITLLKMPKYDDPIVRLFNNPGFKLLKSFISQSKDFVSLLNLLQDLEKEDLNTLTDYLLEKKFIIKNNGKYVNSDDENINQRFQEFKKLILDIINGVDFKGALNEELYTLNMDEISESSMVKHSFINYDLKWLDNKFPIKISPISKLKTVTAQLSYRREPWLDSDDDEPGNIKNEYVSSGHKNEDGVWYPAYEGVGEGIFITSEYNPLKYLDLDKNLIEKWENVIGHIDAGDREEIKVPLFVWWHTLSHALINSLSLSCGYNSTSLKERIYINGDNAGILIYNTSPGEDSGMGGLVETVKSFDIVLKNAMNALLFCSNDPLCYNEEIGKNKVNGAACHNCLLISETSCEHRNTLLDRHLFI, encoded by the coding sequence ATGGTTAGAGATATACAAGAAATTAGGGAATCACAATTTGTTTTAATGTATGGTCCAGGAGCTCTTATAGAAAGTAAAAATGGAACTAGATTAATTCCACAAATTAATCATTGTCTTGGTTCAGAAAGATATAATGATGATTTTTTAAGAAAAAATGAATTTGACAATGAAATTAGGTTGAGTAGTGTTATTAAGAGCATAACTGATGAGAGCAAAATTCATTTATTTTCAATGCCGTCTAATTCCAGTCAAAACTCTGAAAAAGGGAATGGGAGTTATAAAACATATGTTTTTCCTACATGGAAGATTTGTAATGATAAACATGATGGTATTGGAACTATATTATATAATTCTGTATTTTCAAAAAATAATCGGTGCCCAATATGTGGAGAAGACCCTTCTACCAATGTACGTTTTGTTTTAGCATGTTGTGATGGACATTTGGATGATATTCCATGGGATTATGCTGTCCATGGTTCTAATAATTCTTGTCGTCCAAAATATTATGAATGGATTGATAAGGGAGGTAGTTTTTCAGATATTGTGATTAAATGTCCAGTTTGTCATACAACCAAAACAATGGATGAAATTTATCTTAATGTTCCATTTAAATGCACAGGTAGATATCCAGAAAAACAAGGTCCTCTTGATAAACGTAAGGGAGTTAAGGTGAGTTTTGCTGATTTTACTGATGATTCTAAGAAAAGCGATTGTAATCATTATATGAAAATTGTTCAAAAACAATCAACATCCTTGAGAGTGCCTAATACTATTACGTTATTAAAAATGCCAAAATATGATGATCCAATTGTTAGATTATTTAATAATCCTGGTTTTAAGTTATTAAAGTCATTCATTTCCCAATCAAAAGATTTTGTTTCACTTTTAAATCTTTTACAGGATTTAGAAAAAGAAGATTTAAATACATTAACAGATTATCTTCTTGAAAAAAAATTTATCATAAAAAATAATGGTAAATATGTGAATAGTGATGATGAAAATATTAATCAACGTTTTCAAGAGTTTAAAAAATTAATTTTAGACATTATAAATGGTGTTGATTTTAAAGGAGCGTTAAACGAAGAGTTATATACATTAAACATGGATGAGATTTCTGAATCAAGCATGGTTAAACATTCTTTCATTAATTATGATTTAAAATGGTTGGATAATAAATTCCCTATTAAAATTTCCCCAATTTCCAAATTAAAAACAGTAACTGCACAGCTGTCTTACCGTAGAGAACCTTGGCTCGATTCTGATGATGATGAGCCGGGAAATATTAAAAATGAATATGTCTCTTCAGGTCATAAAAATGAGGATGGAGTTTGGTATCCTGCTTATGAAGGAGTGGGTGAAGGAATTTTCATTACTTCAGAGTATAATCCACTAAAATATCTGGATTTGGATAAAAATTTAATTGAGAAATGGGAAAATGTTATTGGACATATTGATGCAGGAGATAGGGAAGAAATTAAGGTTCCTTTATTTGTTTGGTGGCATACATTATCACATGCATTGATTAATAGTCTTTCGTTATCCTGTGGTTATAATTCAACTTCTTTAAAAGAAAGAATTTATATAAATGGCGATAATGCGGGTATTTTGATTTATAATACTTCTCCTGGAGAAGATAGTGGAATGGGAGGTTTAGTCGAAACAGTAAAATCTTTTGACATTGTTTTAAAAAATGCTATGAATGCATTATTGTTTTGTTCTAATGATCCATTATGCTATAATGAAGAAATAGGTAAAAATAAAGTTAATGGTGCAGCTTGTCATAATTGTTTACTTATTTCTGAGACTTCTTGTGAGCATAGAAATACATTATTGGATAGGCATTTATTTATTTAA
- a CDS encoding Eco47II family restriction endonuclease has product MNKYVTFVSDEIFLEEVKKVVDAYATDEDLSKHPWEVLSNSRETIDQFKTLFDIYSNRFSLSDWINFEIPRQHDKTASNRVGDFHQNLLGRVDGWVNLGRGDPSGMDLKKEDNTIWIELKNKYNTMNSSSLRDTRFKCEELAEKYPNAKIYWAYIVSQNYESFDKTWVYRDNKENVVHEVNDNIRNIAGKDVYTLVTGDETAFEQLFDALPKAINDIKKNKHILTPKDQIVFEKYKQLIFKD; this is encoded by the coding sequence ATGAACAAATATGTAACTTTTGTTTCAGATGAAATATTTCTAGAAGAAGTAAAAAAAGTTGTAGATGCCTATGCAACTGATGAAGATTTATCAAAACACCCTTGGGAAGTTTTAAGTAATAGTAGAGAAACCATCGACCAATTTAAAACATTATTTGATATTTACTCCAATAGATTCAGTTTAAGTGATTGGATTAATTTTGAAATACCTAGACAACATGATAAAACTGCAAGTAATCGTGTTGGTGATTTCCACCAAAATCTTTTAGGACGTGTTGATGGATGGGTAAATCTTGGAAGGGGAGACCCGTCAGGAATGGACTTGAAAAAAGAAGATAACACTATATGGATTGAATTAAAAAATAAATATAATACAATGAATTCAAGTTCTTTAAGAGATACTCGATTTAAATGTGAAGAACTAGCTGAAAAATATCCAAATGCTAAAATATATTGGGCTTATATAGTTTCACAAAATTATGAATCATTTGATAAAACTTGGGTGTATAGAGACAATAAAGAAAATGTTGTACATGAAGTAAATGACAATATTAGAAATATTGCTGGAAAAGATGTTTATACATTAGTTACTGGAGATGAAACTGCTTTTGAACAATTATTTGATGCCCTTCCAAAAGCAATAAATGATATTAAAAAGAACAAACACATTTTAACCCCAAAAGACCAAATAGTATTTGAAAAATACAAACAACTAATATTTAAAGATTAA
- a CDS encoding AbrB/MazE/SpoVT family DNA-binding domain-containing protein yields MKINEETKVRNQGEISLITTIPKTYVKALNIESGDTLEWILDTETEQLELKIIKR; encoded by the coding sequence ATGAAAATTAATGAAGAAACAAAAGTAAGAAATCAAGGTGAGATTTCACTCATTACAACAATACCTAAAACATATGTAAAAGCATTGAACATTGAATCCGGTGATACATTAGAGTGGATATTAGATACTGAAACAGAACAATTGGAATTAAAAATAATAAAGAGATAA
- a CDS encoding restriction endonuclease — MKINFNELDGADLIIDCIYEGGNQKNLADDPLSKIFPKCGNMGGFRKVHRDDDRSKPAYVILYTTMSELEWPDYLDEETGIFRYFGDNRKPGREITNTKLKGNELLESIFETLNSKENLEDIPPFFVFKKTGTGRNVQFLGLAAPGNQNISPDRDLVAFWRTMDGKRFQNYEAYFTILDTGEKPITQEWLVSLIENHENNLKYAPDVWREYIKKGRDGIHALKSPRIQDIPSKQKQLECDSEGEKCLEIIRNHYKDNPQGFEACACDLISKMDSNFINFELTRPWRDGGRDAYGKYQIFTGGKANYPLIIDCSLEAKCYSSNTGVNVRNMSRLISRIKYRQFGILVTTSYVNSQAYSEVIEDGHPILIVTASDIAAILRINSITSDNIETWLRNIDQNDER, encoded by the coding sequence ATGAAAATAAACTTTAATGAATTGGACGGTGCCGATTTAATCATTGATTGTATATATGAAGGTGGAAATCAAAAGAATCTCGCTGATGATCCATTATCTAAAATATTTCCAAAATGTGGAAATATGGGAGGATTTAGAAAAGTACACCGTGATGATGACAGAAGCAAACCAGCATATGTAATATTATACACAACAATGTCTGAATTAGAATGGCCAGATTATCTTGATGAAGAAACAGGAATCTTTAGATATTTTGGAGATAATAGAAAACCTGGAAGAGAAATCACCAACACAAAACTAAAAGGAAATGAATTATTAGAAAGTATATTTGAGACATTAAATTCAAAAGAAAATTTAGAAGACATTCCTCCATTTTTCGTTTTTAAAAAAACTGGAACTGGTAGAAACGTCCAATTTTTAGGTTTAGCAGCACCAGGTAACCAAAACATCTCCCCCGATCGTGATTTAGTAGCTTTTTGGAGAACAATGGATGGAAAAAGATTCCAAAACTATGAAGCTTATTTTACAATATTAGACACCGGTGAAAAACCAATAACTCAAGAATGGTTAGTTAGTTTAATAGAAAACCATGAAAATAATTTAAAATATGCTCCTGATGTCTGGAGAGAATATATTAAAAAAGGAAGAGATGGAATTCACGCTCTTAAATCACCACGAATTCAAGATATACCTTCAAAACAAAAACAATTAGAATGTGATAGTGAAGGAGAAAAATGTCTAGAAATTATTAGAAACCATTACAAAGATAATCCTCAAGGTTTTGAAGCTTGTGCATGCGATTTAATAAGTAAAATGGATTCAAATTTTATTAATTTTGAACTAACCCGCCCTTGGCGAGATGGTGGTAGAGATGCTTACGGAAAATATCAAATTTTTACTGGAGGAAAAGCCAATTATCCGCTAATTATTGATTGTTCACTTGAAGCGAAATGTTATTCATCGAATACTGGTGTTAATGTAAGAAATATGTCAAGATTGATTTCTAGAATAAAGTATCGTCAATTTGGAATACTTGTTACTACAAGTTATGTGAATAGCCAAGCTTATAGTGAAGTTATTGAAGACGGACATCCAATTTTGATTGTTACTGCTTCAGATATTGCAGCCATTCTTAGAATAAATTCCATTACTAGCGATAATATTGAAACTTGGCTAAGAAATATTGATCAAAATGATGAAAGATGA
- a CDS encoding Ger(x)C family spore germination C-terminal domain-containing protein, translated as MYEFDIFNTENYFSDYARNKYEQLYNEIRNQPEDYILNVDETKYFDYLLEKYESDLITFYFDKGSIDSTNNILTYYLPFGGNKEILKFRPNHYSFTVTVFINENCVCFNIPYTDAEMIRNYKDQQERKIKNQYKNLEKEINEYNSSLPIRISNIFKEYKTEIIKHRNDLKSLGIPLRNKNESQTYAVPIFKKNKPLPFKHKPNENELEPIITPEDYNEILKIIYNYGKSLERLPSTYTGKNEEELRDEFISTLTPILNESVTGETYNKKGKTDILIRHENTNIFIAECKFWRGIKSYCAAINQLLSYLTWRDTKTALVIFVDNKKIDPVLKQIKIKTKKHNNYLKEHESSGESWFNYTFHLNGDKSRKIKLAVLIFHMPADT; from the coding sequence ATGTATGAATTTGATATATTTAACACAGAAAATTACTTTAGTGATTATGCAAGAAATAAATATGAGCAACTTTATAATGAAATAAGAAACCAGCCAGAAGATTATATTCTTAATGTTGATGAAACTAAATATTTTGATTATTTATTGGAAAAATATGAATCCGATTTAATAACGTTTTATTTTGACAAAGGAAGCATAGACTCAACTAACAATATCCTAACATATTACCTACCTTTCGGAGGAAACAAAGAAATATTAAAATTTAGACCCAACCATTATTCATTCACAGTCACAGTATTCATTAATGAAAATTGTGTTTGTTTTAATATTCCATACACCGATGCTGAAATGATTAGAAATTATAAAGATCAACAAGAAAGGAAAATTAAAAACCAATATAAAAACTTAGAGAAAGAGATAAATGAATATAATTCTTCATTACCAATTAGAATATCCAACATTTTTAAAGAATACAAAACTGAAATAATTAAACATAGGAATGATTTAAAATCTCTCGGAATTCCATTAAGAAACAAAAATGAATCACAAACTTATGCCGTGCCAATCTTTAAAAAAAATAAACCGTTACCTTTTAAACACAAACCAAACGAAAATGAATTAGAACCTATAATCACTCCAGAAGATTATAATGAAATATTAAAAATAATTTATAATTATGGCAAATCATTAGAAAGATTACCTTCAACATATACTGGCAAAAATGAAGAAGAATTAAGAGATGAATTTATATCAACACTAACCCCCATTCTTAATGAATCAGTTACTGGAGAAACATATAATAAAAAAGGTAAAACAGACATTTTAATAAGGCATGAAAATACTAATATTTTTATTGCAGAATGTAAATTTTGGAGGGGAATTAAATCCTATTGTGCCGCAATTAATCAATTATTAAGTTATTTAACATGGAGAGATACAAAAACTGCATTAGTAATATTTGTCGATAACAAAAAGATTGATCCTGTCCTCAAACAAATAAAAATAAAGACAAAAAAACACAATAACTACCTTAAAGAACATGAATCCTCTGGAGAATCATGGTTCAATTACACATTCCATCTAAACGGGGATAAAAGTCGCAAAATAAAACTTGCAGTTTTAATATTTCATATGCCTGCTGATACTTAA
- a CDS encoding DNA cytosine methyltransferase, whose product MKVIELCAGAGGLALGFEKAGLEHELLVEIDKDCIATLHKNRPDWNVLHADIKEVDFTKYHPDIVVAGLPCQPFSYAGKKLGFDDTRGTLFFDYARCLKETNPKMCIIENVEGLVRHDKGRTMETIVNVLENELGYDVQYKVLNAVDYGVAQKRKRMFLVGTKKGVIFNYPKKVKGNPVLRDALKDVPESEGTEYSDKKKEVLELVPPGGCWVDLPEDVQKEYMGKSFYSGGGKRGMARRISWDEPCLTLTTSPCQKQTERCHPEEVRPFTVREYARIQSFPDDWEFEGGITSKYKQIGNAVPVKVAEAVGLEVIKALNGENKRKEGQTTLV is encoded by the coding sequence ATGAAAGTAATAGAATTATGTGCAGGTGCAGGTGGATTGGCACTTGGATTTGAAAAAGCAGGTCTAGAGCATGAATTACTTGTTGAAATAGACAAAGATTGTATTGCAACATTACATAAAAATAGACCTGACTGGAATGTACTTCATGCAGATATAAAAGAAGTTGACTTTACTAAATATCATCCAGATATAGTTGTGGCAGGACTACCTTGCCAGCCATTTTCTTACGCAGGTAAAAAATTAGGCTTTGACGATACTAGAGGAACATTATTCTTTGATTATGCAAGATGTCTAAAAGAAACTAATCCAAAAATGTGCATAATTGAAAATGTAGAAGGATTAGTCAGACATGACAAAGGACGAACCATGGAAACAATAGTAAATGTATTGGAAAATGAATTAGGTTATGATGTCCAATATAAAGTGCTAAATGCCGTAGATTATGGTGTAGCTCAAAAAAGAAAAAGAATGTTTCTTGTAGGAACAAAAAAAGGCGTAATCTTTAACTATCCAAAAAAAGTCAAAGGAAATCCTGTCCTCAGGGATGCTCTTAAAGATGTTCCAGAATCTGAAGGAACCGAATACTCCGATAAGAAAAAAGAGGTTCTTGAATTAGTTCCTCCTGGTGGTTGTTGGGTTGATCTTCCAGAAGATGTTCAAAAAGAATATATGGGTAAAAGCTTTTATTCTGGTGGTGGAAAACGTGGAATGGCAAGAAGAATCTCATGGGACGAACCATGTTTAACATTAACAACTTCTCCATGTCAAAAACAGACAGAAAGATGTCATCCGGAGGAAGTAAGGCCATTTACTGTAAGAGAATATGCAAGGATACAATCATTTCCAGATGATTGGGAGTTTGAAGGGGGAATAACATCTAAATATAAACAAATTGGAAATGCGGTGCCAGTTAAAGTTGCTGAAGCAGTTGGTCTTGAAGTGATTAAAGCATTAAACGGTGAAAATAAAAGAAAAGAAGGTCAAACAACTTTAGTTTAA
- the drmA gene encoding DISARM system helicase DrmA, protein MSDRELRKEMIMGVIDEMRGPRFNINEVVKYNPATEYLVGTVIPMNWKPPIKDKRTMDDLGSENINDIDYVGSDDSNSGIDNVLGNNSPILNPNSQIRSFGLSFMVNSQEDISLDICVTWGRYFKDNDSEEGFSLNGVLSKRQSDDILWKRESFGEVRKVNVDDSFKNGKKIPVYESDDGSINLFIKRQELNENKSHISIYLINNLIVTTNKKKSRPETQDCLFQPSIRVNLKDSKKLVGMDTFAESSDELDFLYRNKQVLATGHLCSVIWKDIDYYDEFKNLKNLIWPDESAIDNSQDFTEPTIRTEFLPLYPINLPEFDIKENNLELRANKLAYLTQNELYDNLLKLYSSYSDWINKNVSKRKSLQDKYLKISKDIIDNEKEALSRIKEGIELIKSEELVYLAFCFANKTINLQDEWKRGINTGVNVYLSDECDEDAFKWRAFQLAFILINLESIWNKDSKNKSVLDLLWIPTGGGKTEAYLGIMAFTMALRRLKAKHGLNKEKTGAGVSIISRYTLRLLTVQQFRRTLRMVTAAEYLRVYKSYGKIGWRNSNTISEDCIYGSVRFSVGMWVGGSVTPLHLNKKDIGAIDILKSEGSEGYGNPAQVMKCPVCGSWLAIPEEGLTDIKNHVHIVVYSKDYSKDEIQKNMDEIRENFIGKIKVTDKTNKKGYFTISICFNRKVQHDEYEDLIDYIYDCYEPVSLNKMSPGYIKSQGKVGGRQRPETDYEIWCTNPKCSLNHDWKEGVPLSSNDVEFPDGNYLRILESPFKNNSKIPIPAYLIDEHVYYRCPTVIVSTADKIARFAFEPRAGSIFGVVNKYHKYYGYYRNELLPENHSGRVKDDFVEIKSLLPPDLIIQDELHLMNGPLGSLFGLYENMVNAIIEKQGGNPKYIASTATINNAEKQVKLLFSKKVSQFPPYGLDISDSFFVKDFSNEYGNMWDENNRGRVYMGIYSSGFGHFTHQIRLYSRLLSVANDNLENDKLKYYWTIVGYYNAIKELGSGVALYKDDILSRLKNISYDPFTRKLKPEDDNLELSSRIDSTNLPIILDELERDGDNKPPNYNAIFTTSMFGTGVDISHLSIMIMNAQPKTTGDYIQATGRIGRNHGGLIIDLLRSGRPRDLNHYELFSSYHSRINREVEPISVSPFSEGCLLRGLGPSLVSFLRNVGGTEFNLDDKPENISSNCSNEYIELFKESTAERLSNMKFSDKEIQNILTKIDEGVSNWKNLVTKMNNGGNILEYYEKFSNFHPPSKNVVLGDPAHDKIDELEVVYKNAPMSLRDIEDTLEFWV, encoded by the coding sequence ATGTCTGACCGTGAATTAAGAAAAGAAATGATAATGGGAGTTATTGATGAGATGCGGGGGCCTCGTTTTAACATTAATGAGGTTGTAAAATATAATCCTGCAACTGAATATCTTGTCGGTACTGTGATTCCAATGAATTGGAAACCTCCAATTAAAGATAAAAGAACTATGGATGACTTAGGTTCCGAAAATATTAATGATATTGATTATGTTGGATCTGATGATTCAAATTCTGGAATAGATAATGTTTTGGGAAATAATTCTCCAATTTTAAACCCTAATTCTCAAATTAGGTCTTTTGGTCTTTCGTTTATGGTAAATTCTCAAGAAGATATATCATTGGATATTTGTGTTACTTGGGGAAGATATTTTAAGGACAATGATTCGGAAGAAGGATTTTCATTAAATGGTGTTTTGAGTAAAAGACAATCTGACGATATACTGTGGAAAAGAGAATCGTTCGGTGAAGTACGTAAGGTTAATGTAGATGATTCATTTAAAAATGGTAAAAAAATACCAGTGTATGAATCTGATGATGGGTCAATTAATTTATTTATTAAACGTCAGGAATTAAATGAAAATAAATCCCATATTTCAATTTATTTAATAAACAACTTGATTGTAACAACTAACAAGAAAAAATCTCGTCCTGAAACACAAGATTGTTTGTTCCAACCCTCAATTAGAGTAAATTTAAAAGATTCAAAAAAACTCGTTGGCATGGATACTTTTGCAGAGTCTAGTGATGAATTAGATTTTTTATATAGAAATAAACAAGTTTTGGCTACTGGACATTTATGTTCTGTGATTTGGAAGGATATTGATTATTATGATGAATTTAAGAATCTTAAAAATTTAATTTGGCCAGATGAATCTGCAATTGATAATTCTCAAGATTTCACTGAACCAACTATAAGGACGGAATTTTTACCATTATATCCTATTAACTTGCCTGAGTTTGATATAAAAGAGAACAATTTAGAATTACGAGCTAATAAATTAGCATATCTGACACAAAATGAATTATATGATAATTTATTAAAGTTATACAGTTCTTATTCAGATTGGATAAATAAAAATGTTTCTAAACGGAAATCATTACAAGATAAGTATCTTAAAATTTCTAAAGATATAATTGATAATGAAAAAGAAGCATTATCTCGTATTAAGGAAGGTATTGAATTAATTAAGTCAGAAGAATTGGTTTATTTGGCTTTTTGTTTTGCAAATAAAACTATTAATCTCCAAGATGAATGGAAACGAGGAATCAACACTGGGGTGAATGTTTATTTAAGTGATGAATGTGATGAAGATGCTTTTAAATGGAGAGCATTCCAATTAGCTTTTATTCTAATTAATCTAGAATCAATATGGAATAAAGATTCAAAAAACAAATCCGTTCTTGACTTGTTATGGATTCCAACTGGAGGCGGTAAGACCGAAGCATATTTAGGTATAATGGCATTTACTATGGCATTAAGAAGGTTAAAAGCTAAACATGGTTTAAATAAAGAAAAAACTGGTGCTGGCGTTTCAATAATATCTAGATATACCTTAAGGTTACTCACCGTTCAACAATTTAGAAGAACTCTAAGAATGGTTACTGCTGCAGAATATTTGAGAGTTTATAAGTCTTATGGTAAAATTGGTTGGAGAAATTCAAATACGATTTCAGAAGATTGTATTTATGGTTCTGTAAGATTTTCTGTTGGTATGTGGGTAGGAGGCTCTGTTACTCCTTTACATTTAAATAAAAAGGACATTGGGGCTATTGACATATTGAAATCTGAAGGCTCTGAAGGTTATGGAAATCCTGCTCAAGTTATGAAGTGTCCTGTTTGTGGATCGTGGTTAGCTATTCCTGAGGAAGGATTAACTGATATTAAAAATCATGTCCATATTGTTGTTTACAGTAAGGATTATAGTAAAGATGAGATTCAGAAGAATATGGACGAAATTCGAGAAAATTTTATTGGAAAGATTAAAGTCACTGACAAAACTAATAAAAAGGGTTATTTTACTATTTCAATATGTTTTAATCGTAAAGTTCAACATGATGAGTATGAAGATTTGATTGACTATATTTATGATTGTTATGAACCCGTTTCATTAAATAAAATGTCTCCGGGTTATATTAAAAGTCAAGGAAAAGTTGGTGGACGTCAAAGACCTGAAACTGATTATGAAATATGGTGTACAAATCCTAAATGTTCATTAAATCATGATTGGAAAGAAGGAGTTCCATTATCAAGTAATGATGTAGAATTTCCTGATGGTAATTATTTAAGAATATTGGAAAGTCCTTTTAAAAATAATTCTAAAATACCTATTCCCGCTTATTTGATTGATGAACATGTTTATTATAGATGTCCTACAGTAATTGTTAGTACTGCCGATAAAATAGCTAGATTTGCATTTGAACCAAGAGCGGGATCAATATTTGGTGTAGTTAATAAATATCATAAATATTATGGTTATTATCGTAATGAGCTATTGCCTGAAAATCATTCTGGACGTGTTAAAGATGATTTTGTTGAAATTAAATCATTGCTTCCGCCAGATTTAATTATTCAAGATGAACTGCATTTGATGAATGGTCCATTGGGCAGTCTTTTTGGACTTTATGAAAATATGGTTAATGCAATTATTGAAAAGCAAGGAGGTAATCCAAAATATATTGCTTCTACTGCAACAATTAATAATGCTGAAAAACAAGTAAAATTGTTATTTTCCAAAAAAGTATCCCAATTCCCACCCTATGGATTAGATATTTCAGATAGCTTTTTTGTTAAAGATTTTTCTAATGAATATGGCAATATGTGGGATGAAAACAATCGTGGTAGAGTTTATATGGGTATTTATTCCTCAGGATTTGGACATTTTACTCATCAAATTAGATTGTACTCTAGATTGCTAAGTGTTGCTAATGATAATTTGGAAAATGATAAACTCAAGTATTATTGGACTATCGTAGGCTATTATAATGCAATTAAAGAGTTAGGTAGTGGTGTTGCATTATATAAAGATGATATTTTATCAAGACTTAAAAATATTTCTTATGATCCATTTACTAGGAAATTAAAACCTGAAGATGATAATTTAGAGTTGTCAAGCCGTATTGATTCAACTAATTTACCAATTATTTTAGATGAATTAGAACGGGATGGGGATAATAAACCTCCAAATTATAATGCTATTTTCACTACTTCTATGTTTGGTACAGGTGTAGATATTTCTCATTTATCAATTATGATTATGAATGCACAACCTAAAACAACTGGTGATTATATACAAGCTACAGGACGTATTGGTCGTAATCATGGGGGTTTAATTATAGACTTATTAAGATCAGGTCGTCCGAGAGATTTAAATCATTATGAATTATTTTCTTCATACCATTCTAGAATAAATCGGGAAGTAGAACCAATATCCGTTTCTCCATTTTCAGAGGGGTGTTTGTTGAGAGGTTTAGGACCTTCTTTAGTATCATTTTTAAGGAATGTTGGGGGTACTGAATTTAATTTAGATGACAAACCTGAAAATATTAGTTCAAATTGTTCTAATGAGTATATTGAATTATTTAAAGAAAGTACTGCGGAAAGATTAAGTAATATGAAATTTTCTGATAAAGAAATTCAGAATATTTTAACAAAAATTGATGAAGGTGTGTCTAATTGGAAAAACCTAGTTACGAAAATGAATAATGGCGGTAACATTTTGGAATATTATGAAAAATTTAGCAACTTCCATCCTCCTTCAAAAAATGTTGTTTTAGGTGACCCAGCACATGATAAAATTGATGAATTAGAAGTTGTATATAAAAATGCTCCAATGTCTCTTAGAGATATTGAAGACACATTGGAATTCTGGGTGTAA